From the genome of bacterium:
AGAGGCCGTTTACTTCCTGCTCGACATCCGTGAGCTGGGTGTAACATAGCCCTGCCATATGCGGATTATCCAAAAGCACATCCGCCAGACCCTTGAACCTGTCGATAAACTCTTTCTCACCTTTTGGACGCTCGCCATAACCCCAAGCCTCATCGTCGGTCTGAGCCGGGTTCCACCATATACCGCCATACTCACTGACGATCATCGGCTGACCCTCATATTTGGGTTCCAACTCAGGATCGCACTTGGGCAGCGTATCGTCGCCGGGATTCTTGGCAAACGGCTCATACTTGGCTCCGAACTTGGCAGGGTCCTGTTCATAGTCATGCAGGTCCCAGATGTCCGTCTTTGAGTGAGTGTAGCCGCTTGTATCAAGGAACGGTCGAGTGGGGTCCAGTTTCTTGGTCAGGTCATATAGCTCGACAAAATACGCAGGCTCATATCTGTCACCCGAAGAATGTGCTTCATTCAGAGGCATCCATGCCACAATCGAAGGATGATTAATATCACGCAGCACGGCATCAAGCCACTCACGACGCAGGTTTTCCCGAGCCTGGGCATGAAATTTAGTCGAGCAGCCCCAGTCGGCAAACTCACCCCAGACGATATAGCCGAGTTTGTCCGCCCAATACAGCGAACGCGGCTCGAACACTTTCTGATGGAGTCTGGCTCCATTGAATCCGCATGCCATGCTTCGCTCTATATCGGCTTTAAGGTCCTCATCTGTGGGAGCAGTGTATATTCCGTCCGGCCAGAATCCTTGGTCCAGAATCAGCCGCTGAAAAACAGACTTGCCGTTTATGAGAATCTTGTCGCCGTCTACACGGACCTCTCGCAATCCGAAATATGATGACACCTCGTCAACAATCTTGTCCCCGTCCGTCAGACGCAGCTGCAGATCATATAGGAACGGCTTACCCACTTCCCAGAGCACAGGATCGG
Proteins encoded in this window:
- a CDS encoding beta-galactosidase yields the protein MSSNIPRPEHPRPDFERKAWQCLNGKWQFAIDTAKCGLEKNWSSGVDFPLEINVPFCPESKLSGVGNTDFLGAVWYRRFFTVDKTLTGQRLLLHFGAVDYESRVWVNGSQVAVHRGGWTPFYADITDVVKPGENEVVVYAIDDERPHMQPLGKQSDRLGSYGCLYTRTTGIWQSVWLEAVPESRISYFVILPDAPNGRAVVSVDVTKPYPGLGVEAVALVDGKAVSSAKLSQAGPRCSVTLDIPDPVLWEVGKPFLYDLQLRLTDGDKIVDEVSSYFGLREVRVDGDKILINGKSVFQRLILDQGFWPDGIYTAPTDEDLKADIERSMACGFNGARLHQKVFEPRSLYWADKLGYIVWGEFADWGCSTKFHAQARENLRREWLDAVLRDINHPSIVAWMPLNEAHSSGDRYEPAYFVELYDLTKKLDPTRPFLDTSGYTHSKTDIWDLHDYEQDPAKFGAKYEPFAKNPGDDTLPKCDPELEPKYEGQPMIVSEYGGIWWNPAQTDDEAWGYGERPKGEKEFIDRFKGLADVLLDNPHMAGLCYTQLTDVEQEVNGLYTYDRKPKFPPELFKNVLDRKAAIED